A single genomic interval of Saccharothrix saharensis harbors:
- a CDS encoding helix-turn-helix domain-containing protein, whose translation MLRTVAAVVMDGLAPFEFGVICEVFGIDRTDDGVPPIDFLVCGEHPGEPIRTNVGASLIPEHGLDALVEADLVAVSAVTTRDEYPPRLLEAIREAHARGSTLLSVCSGAFLLAEAGLLDDRPCTTHWHHAAQFARRYPRARLDPDVLFVDDGDIVTSAGTAAGIDACLHVIRREFGATATATVARRMVVAPQREGGQRQFIALPAPPNRADSLQPLLAWLQDRLDQEHTVASLAERASMSERTFARRFAAETGTTPHRWLTTQRVLRARQLLEETGLSVEDVAHRSGFGTAALLRHHFTTVVGVPPKDYRRSFAHR comes from the coding sequence ATGCTGCGCACCGTTGCCGCCGTCGTCATGGACGGCCTCGCGCCGTTCGAGTTCGGCGTGATCTGCGAGGTCTTCGGCATCGACCGCACCGACGACGGCGTGCCGCCGATCGACTTCCTGGTCTGCGGCGAGCACCCCGGCGAGCCGATCCGCACCAACGTCGGCGCGTCCCTGATCCCCGAGCACGGCCTCGACGCGCTCGTCGAAGCCGACCTGGTCGCCGTGTCCGCCGTGACGACCCGCGACGAGTACCCGCCACGCCTCCTCGAGGCCATCCGCGAAGCGCACGCCAGGGGCAGCACGCTGCTGTCGGTGTGCAGCGGCGCGTTCCTGCTCGCCGAGGCCGGCCTGCTGGACGACCGGCCCTGCACCACCCACTGGCACCACGCCGCCCAGTTCGCGCGGCGCTACCCCCGCGCCAGGCTCGACCCGGACGTGCTGTTCGTGGACGACGGCGACATCGTCACCAGCGCGGGCACCGCCGCGGGCATCGACGCGTGCCTGCACGTCATCCGCCGCGAGTTCGGCGCCACCGCCACCGCCACCGTCGCGCGCCGCATGGTCGTCGCGCCGCAGCGCGAGGGCGGCCAGCGCCAGTTCATCGCGCTGCCCGCGCCGCCGAACCGGGCCGACAGCCTCCAGCCGCTGCTGGCGTGGCTGCAGGACCGGCTGGACCAGGAGCACACCGTCGCGAGCCTGGCCGAGCGGGCGAGCATGTCGGAGCGCACCTTCGCCCGCCGCTTCGCCGCCGAGACGGGCACGACACCGCACCGCTGGCTCACCACCCAGCGGGTGCTGCGCGCCCGCCAGCTCCTGGAAGAGACGGGGCTGTCCGTCGAGGACGTGGCCCACCGCTCCGGCTTCGGCACCGCAGCGTTGCTGCGCCACCACTTCACGACCGTGGTGGGTGTGCCGCCAAAGGATTACCGGCGGTCTTTCGCCCACCGCTGA
- a CDS encoding DEAD/DEAH box helicase, producing the protein MSQGRSERPQFRKPRSNRRPGQGNRRPAPAVEQATTIPEHVESTVPEGPLPSFAELGLSDELLRALEQAGITEPFPIQAATLPDAMAGRDILGRGQTGSGKTLAFGLALLSRLTGGRAKPLKPRALVLVPTRELAMQVEEALSPFARSLGLWCRTVVGGTSFPRQVDALRRGVDLLIATPGRLSDHVRQGTADLSEVMFTALDEADQMADMGFMPQVRAILDLTPQNGQRLLFSATLDGDVDKLVRQYLHDPVVHSVSPPTGSVTTMDHHLLFVSAEDKQNVVTEVAAREGRTIMFVRTKHHVDRLAKKLRSMGVHAGALHGGKAQSARTRVLTQFREGTMPVLIATDVAARGIHVDDVSLVVHVDPPADPKDYLHRAGRTARAGQSGTVVTLVTHDQRRTVQGLTARAGVRPTSTKVRPGDEELVRITGARVPSGIPVVEPEVPVRARRGGGGGPRRSGGAGGGFGGFRGGRSDRDRSGSGRPRRVAQH; encoded by the coding sequence ATGTCCCAAGGCCGTTCCGAGCGCCCGCAGTTCCGCAAGCCCCGCAGCAACAGGCGCCCTGGCCAGGGCAACCGTCGTCCCGCTCCCGCCGTGGAGCAGGCGACCACCATTCCCGAACACGTCGAGAGCACCGTGCCCGAGGGCCCGCTGCCCTCGTTCGCCGAGCTGGGCCTGTCCGACGAGCTGCTCCGCGCGCTCGAGCAGGCCGGCATCACCGAGCCGTTCCCGATCCAGGCCGCCACGCTGCCCGACGCCATGGCCGGCCGCGACATCCTCGGCCGCGGCCAGACGGGCTCCGGCAAGACGCTGGCGTTCGGCCTGGCGCTGCTGTCCCGCCTGACCGGTGGCCGGGCCAAGCCGCTCAAGCCGCGCGCGCTCGTGCTCGTGCCCACCCGTGAGCTGGCGATGCAGGTCGAGGAAGCCCTCAGCCCGTTCGCCCGGTCGCTGGGCCTGTGGTGCCGCACGGTCGTCGGCGGCACGTCGTTCCCGCGCCAGGTCGACGCGCTGCGCCGCGGCGTCGACCTGCTGATCGCCACGCCCGGTCGGCTGTCCGACCACGTGCGGCAGGGCACGGCCGACCTGTCCGAGGTCATGTTCACCGCGCTGGACGAGGCCGACCAGATGGCGGACATGGGCTTCATGCCCCAGGTCCGGGCCATCCTCGACCTCACCCCGCAGAACGGCCAGCGCCTGCTGTTCTCCGCGACGCTGGACGGCGACGTGGACAAGCTGGTCCGCCAGTACCTGCACGACCCGGTCGTCCACTCGGTCTCGCCGCCCACCGGCAGCGTCACCACCATGGACCACCACCTGCTGTTCGTGTCCGCCGAGGACAAGCAGAACGTGGTCACCGAGGTCGCCGCGCGCGAGGGCCGCACGATCATGTTCGTGCGCACCAAGCACCACGTGGACCGGTTGGCCAAGAAGCTGCGGTCGATGGGCGTGCACGCGGGCGCGTTGCACGGCGGCAAGGCGCAGAGCGCGCGCACGCGCGTCCTGACCCAGTTCCGCGAGGGCACCATGCCGGTGCTGATCGCCACCGACGTGGCGGCGCGCGGCATCCACGTGGACGACGTGAGCCTCGTGGTGCACGTCGACCCGCCGGCCGACCCGAAGGACTACCTGCACCGCGCCGGCCGCACGGCGCGCGCCGGGCAGTCCGGCACGGTCGTCACCCTGGTCACGCACGACCAGCGGCGCACCGTGCAGGGCCTGACCGCGCGGGCGGGCGTCCGACCGACCTCGACCAAGGTCCGTCCCGGTGACGAGGAGCTGGTCCGCATCACGGGCGCTCGCGTGCCGAGCGGCATCCCGGTGGTCGAGCCGGAGGTCCCCGTGCGCGCTCGTCGCGGCGGTGGCGGTGGGCCTCGTCGCAGTGGCGGCGCCGGGGGTGGCTTCGGCGGGTTCCGCGGTGGCCGGTCCGACCGCGACCGGAGCGGCTCCGGCCGTCCGCGCCGGGTGGCGCAGCACTAG
- a CDS encoding serine protein kinase RIO has translation MREHEQYTEFESEFDHADDLKWRAKKAKKAASRREGEVEPGRRGRLTEEAKDRLAQMREDAVAADTPPEGDRWSTWGDADQGPKPHPEWLVTDLSAVDRELGVVKTGKEADVFLLERAMPGTDRSCLLAAKRYRSNDHRLFHRDAGYLEGRRMRRSREMRAMANRSAFGRNLIAERWAVAEFAALATLWQRGAPVPYPVQRDGTELLLEFVGTDGAAAPRLAQLRPEPEELLGLWRQLVDALSVMASAGLAHGDLSAFNLMVHDGRLVVIDLPQVVDLAANPRGPEFLERDVRNVAGWFTARGLPPELAEPREATEMLLDVAGLR, from the coding sequence GTGCGCGAGCACGAGCAGTACACCGAGTTCGAATCCGAGTTCGACCACGCCGACGACCTGAAGTGGCGTGCCAAGAAAGCGAAGAAGGCCGCCTCCCGCCGGGAGGGCGAGGTCGAGCCGGGCCGTCGCGGCCGGCTCACCGAGGAGGCCAAGGACCGGCTCGCCCAGATGCGGGAGGACGCCGTCGCGGCGGACACCCCGCCGGAGGGTGACCGCTGGTCCACCTGGGGTGACGCCGACCAGGGCCCGAAGCCGCACCCGGAGTGGCTGGTCACGGACCTGTCCGCGGTGGACCGCGAGCTGGGGGTCGTCAAGACCGGCAAGGAGGCGGACGTCTTCCTGCTGGAACGCGCGATGCCCGGCACCGACCGGTCGTGCCTGCTGGCCGCGAAGCGGTACCGCAGCAACGACCACCGGCTGTTCCACCGGGACGCGGGCTACCTCGAAGGCAGGCGCATGCGGCGGTCGCGCGAGATGCGCGCGATGGCGAACCGCAGCGCGTTCGGCCGCAACCTCATCGCCGAGCGGTGGGCGGTGGCCGAGTTCGCCGCGCTGGCGACGCTGTGGCAGCGCGGCGCGCCCGTGCCGTACCCGGTGCAGCGCGACGGCACCGAGCTGCTGCTGGAGTTCGTCGGCACGGACGGCGCCGCGGCGCCCCGGCTGGCGCAGCTGCGGCCGGAGCCCGAGGAGCTGCTGGGCCTGTGGCGGCAGCTGGTGGACGCGTTGAGCGTGATGGCGTCCGCCGGGCTGGCGCACGGCGACCTGTCGGCGTTCAACCTCATGGTGCACGACGGCCGGCTGGTCGTGATCGACCTGCCGCAGGTCGTGGACCTGGCGGCGAACCCGCGCGGGCCCGAGTTCCTGGAGCGGGACGTCCGCAACGTGGCCGGCTGGTTCACCGCGCGCGGCCTGCCGCCGGAGCTGGCGGAGCCGCGCGAGGCCACCGAGATGCTGCTGGACGTGGCCGGCCTGCGCTGA